Proteins encoded by one window of Chryseobacterium aquaeductus:
- a CDS encoding glycoside hydrolase family 30 protein has product MKTKILHIALITSLMMNCQSQKLWKVNIYETSASGNQLTKIDAVKPVENSIKIKLNPEQKFQKITGFGGAFTESSAYLLNKLSKANREKVLQLYFGEDGANYSLTRTTIASCDFSLKNYTYAPVADDKELKHFSVQEDMNDLVPMIKEAQKISKNGFKILASPWTSPPWMKDNNAWINGKLLPQYNETFALYFSKYLTEYKKLGIPIWGITVINEPHGNGGNWESMLFTPKEMTDFVENFLGPKLEKDGYGNVKIFGYDQNRSELKNWVDEMYRSEKSSKYFAGTAIHWYDSTFKIFEDELQYAHQKNPSKHLIQTEACIDGDIPKWKDDSWYWSAEATDWGFDWAKEEEKYLHPKYVPVFRYAGDIIGCLNNQVDGWIDWNMVLDKNGGPNWFKNWCGAPILVDPEKDEVYVTPLYYTMAHFSKFIRPDAVRIGFENPDSDLKITAVKNQDGSVAVVIFNPSEQAKNIEISLENQKISTKISAKALQTVHLTF; this is encoded by the coding sequence ATGAAAACAAAAATTCTACATATCGCCTTAATAACCAGTTTGATGATGAATTGTCAGTCTCAAAAATTGTGGAAAGTCAACATATACGAAACCTCTGCAAGTGGAAATCAATTAACCAAAATTGATGCGGTAAAACCTGTTGAAAATTCAATTAAAATCAAACTCAATCCCGAACAGAAATTCCAAAAAATTACAGGATTTGGTGGTGCTTTCACCGAAAGTTCGGCGTATTTGCTTAATAAATTAAGCAAAGCAAACCGTGAAAAAGTTTTGCAATTGTATTTTGGGGAAGATGGTGCGAATTATTCTTTAACCAGAACCACTATTGCTTCTTGTGATTTTTCTTTGAAAAATTACACTTACGCTCCGGTTGCAGACGATAAAGAACTGAAGCATTTTTCGGTACAAGAAGATATGAACGATTTGGTTCCAATGATTAAAGAAGCACAAAAAATTTCCAAAAATGGGTTTAAAATCCTGGCTTCACCGTGGACTTCACCACCTTGGATGAAGGATAATAATGCGTGGATCAACGGAAAATTATTGCCGCAATATAACGAAACGTTTGCACTCTATTTTTCCAAATACTTAACCGAATATAAAAAACTGGGCATTCCGATCTGGGGAATTACCGTAATCAACGAACCCCACGGAAATGGCGGAAACTGGGAAAGTATGTTGTTTACCCCAAAAGAAATGACCGATTTCGTGGAAAATTTCTTAGGTCCGAAATTAGAAAAAGACGGCTACGGGAACGTGAAAATTTTCGGCTACGACCAAAACCGTTCTGAACTTAAAAACTGGGTAGACGAAATGTACCGCTCAGAAAAATCTTCCAAATATTTTGCAGGAACAGCCATTCATTGGTATGACAGCACGTTTAAAATTTTTGAAGACGAGTTGCAATATGCGCATCAAAAAAATCCATCAAAACACTTAATTCAAACTGAAGCCTGCATTGACGGCGATATTCCGAAATGGAAAGATGATTCGTGGTATTGGAGCGCAGAAGCGACAGATTGGGGGTTTGACTGGGCGAAAGAAGAAGAAAAATACTTGCATCCGAAATACGTTCCGGTTTTCCGTTACGCAGGCGACATTATTGGTTGTTTGAACAATCAAGTGGATGGCTGGATCGATTGGAATATGGTTTTAGACAAAAACGGCGGTCCGAATTGGTTTAAAAACTGGTGTGGCGCACCGATTTTGGTAGATCCCGAAAAAGATGAAGTGTATGTAACGCCTTTGTACTACACGATGGCGCATTTCAGCAAATTTATTCGTCCCGATGCAGTAAGAATTGGTTTTGAAAATCCCGATTCCGATTTAAAAATTACAGCCGTTAAAAATCAAGACGGTTCGGTTGCGGTGGTGATTTTCAACCCATCGGAACAGGCAAAAAATATCGAAATTTCTTTAGAGAATCAAAAGATTTCAACAAAAATCAGTGCAAAAGCATTGCAAACGGTTCATTTAACTTTTTAA
- a CDS encoding glycosyl hydrolase family 17 protein, giving the protein MQNTIKHKSAAEILGNPNYLAMSYGGYRTNSRRVQPTVSQLKEDMKILSAMGVKIIRTYNVHLPEAVNVLNTIKELRQENTEFEMYVMLGAWIDCKNAWTGFKPNHNEESERNEAEIAHAVELANEYPEIIKVIAVGNEAMVKWATAYYVQPSVILKWVNYLQDIKKKGELPKDLWITSSDNFASWGGGDKEYHTKELNELIKAVDYISMHTYPMHDTHYNPIFWGISEDEFQFSKEKQLDLAMNRSVNYAKSQYNAVKKYMQSLDVEKPIHIGETGWATFSNELYGSNDSKAVDEYKAGIFYHKMRDWTNEAGISCFYFEAFDEPWKDAGNSNGSENHFGLFTVDGNAKYAVWDLVDEGVFKKLKRDGNTIQKTFNGNLKRLLDSVEMPPHREFEKQLMETK; this is encoded by the coding sequence ATGCAAAACACAATCAAACATAAAAGTGCAGCCGAAATTTTAGGAAACCCTAACTATTTAGCGATGTCTTACGGTGGTTACCGAACCAATTCCAGAAGAGTGCAACCCACGGTTTCGCAGTTGAAAGAAGATATGAAAATTCTTTCGGCAATGGGTGTGAAAATCATTAGAACGTACAATGTGCATCTTCCGGAAGCTGTAAATGTGCTGAATACGATTAAAGAATTGCGTCAGGAAAATACTGAATTTGAAATGTACGTAATGCTTGGAGCGTGGATTGACTGTAAAAATGCATGGACAGGTTTTAAACCCAACCACAACGAGGAAAGCGAAAGAAACGAAGCCGAAATTGCACACGCTGTTGAATTGGCTAACGAATATCCGGAAATCATCAAAGTCATTGCAGTAGGAAACGAGGCGATGGTAAAATGGGCAACCGCGTATTATGTGCAGCCTTCTGTGATTTTAAAATGGGTAAATTATCTTCAGGATATAAAGAAAAAAGGCGAGTTGCCGAAAGATTTGTGGATCACGAGTTCCGACAATTTTGCAAGTTGGGGCGGTGGCGATAAAGAATATCATACGAAAGAACTCAATGAATTGATCAAAGCGGTTGATTATATTTCGATGCACACCTATCCGATGCACGACACGCATTACAACCCGATTTTTTGGGGAATTTCGGAAGATGAATTTCAGTTTTCCAAAGAAAAACAATTGGATTTGGCGATGAATCGTTCCGTGAATTATGCAAAATCACAGTACAATGCAGTAAAAAAGTATATGCAGAGTTTGGACGTAGAAAAACCGATTCACATTGGAGAAACCGGTTGGGCAACTTTTTCGAATGAATTGTATGGAAGCAATGATTCTAAAGCAGTAGACGAATACAAAGCTGGAATTTTTTACCATAAAATGCGGGATTGGACGAACGAAGCGGGAATTTCATGTTTCTATTTCGAAGCCTTTGACGAGCCTTGGAAGGATGCAGGAAATTCGAACGGTTCGGAAAATCATTTCGGATTGTTTACGGTAGATGGAAATGCAAAATATGCAGTTTGGGATTTGGTGGATGAAGGCGTTTTTAAAAAACTAAAACGAGACGGAAACACTATTCAGAAAACCTTTAACGGAAATCTGAAACGATTGTTGGACAGTGTGGAAATGCCACCACACCGGGAATTTGAAAAACAATTGATGGAAACGAAATGA
- a CDS encoding glycoside hydrolase family 16 protein: MKSFNKYSFLSLFAASTLCFSAISCEEEAVQTLPERNWELTWSDDFTGNSGSSPDASKWSYDIGTGSGGWGNSELQYYTNRPENISLDGNGNLVITAKKENYNGSAFTSARIKTKGMFDQQYGRFEARLKTPYGPGIWPAFWMLGANIDQVPWPQCGEIDIMELRGQEPHIINGTLHGPGYSGGAAITKAYGLQNARFDTDFHIFAVEWDADKIDFFVDDYLYQRLSREEVEKKGQWVYNSPFFMIMNVAVGGNYVGFPVDGTPFPQKMTVDYVRVYKPK, translated from the coding sequence ATGAAATCTTTCAATAAATATAGTTTCCTAAGTCTTTTTGCAGCTTCAACATTGTGTTTTTCAGCAATCAGTTGCGAAGAAGAAGCCGTTCAAACATTACCAGAAAGAAACTGGGAACTCACTTGGAGCGACGATTTTACCGGAAACTCAGGAAGTTCTCCTGACGCTTCAAAATGGTCTTATGACATCGGTACCGGAAGCGGTGGTTGGGGAAATAGCGAATTGCAATATTACACCAATCGTCCTGAAAACATTTCGCTGGACGGTAACGGAAATCTTGTGATTACGGCTAAAAAGGAAAATTACAACGGTTCTGCATTTACATCAGCAAGAATTAAAACCAAAGGAATGTTCGATCAACAATATGGAAGATTCGAAGCCCGTTTGAAAACTCCTTACGGACCCGGAATTTGGCCTGCTTTCTGGATGTTAGGTGCAAACATCGATCAAGTTCCGTGGCCGCAATGTGGCGAAATTGATATTATGGAATTACGCGGACAAGAACCGCACATTATCAACGGAACGCTTCACGGACCAGGTTACTCTGGTGGTGCAGCCATCACAAAAGCATACGGATTGCAAAATGCAAGATTCGATACCGATTTCCACATTTTTGCCGTAGAATGGGATGCCGATAAAATCGATTTTTTTGTGGATGATTACCTCTACCAACGCTTATCCAGAGAAGAAGTAGAGAAAAAAGGACAATGGGTTTACAATTCTCCATTTTTTATGATTATGAATGTTGCGGTTGGGGGAAATTATGTAGGTTTTCCTGTTGACGGTACACCTTTTCCACAAAAAATGACGGTTGATTATGTAAGAGTTTACAAACCAAAATAA
- a CDS encoding CIA30 family protein, which translates to MKNIFKNKIIKSAVGLSLLLVLGCQRDLNELEQASFPNNPEVFIDDFSSGLNYAAFGGSAPKAFQVDTQVKYAGTKSMRFEIPDYGSPEGAYAGGSFFTAVGRDLSGYNALTFWVKATQSANIDVIGFGNDLGENRYQVSINALAVNTNWKKVYIPIPDAAKLTAEKGMFFYSEGPENNKGYTFWIDEVKFEKVPGIAQGTAGILNGETKTVTSFVGVNQNIDGLISTFNLPNGMNQVVNLTPHYFNFISSNPAVATVNNLGAVSTVAGGSAVITAILAGKTATGSLTINSQGNFLPAPTPTLPANKVISVFSDAYTNVPVDYYNGYWAPYQTTQSADFTVNGNNVLNYYNFNFVGIEFASNPINATTTSHFHADIYLPNALAAGANFKVNVVNFGNDGVYGGGDDSNHVTTITAPTLQGQNWVSLNIPFSTMTGLTSRSKLGQIVFEGINVPAFYADNIYFYNDGSIIPTTPTAAAPVPTHAAASVLSVFSDAYTNVAGTDFNPNWGQNTVVSQLPIAGNNTLKYAGLNYQGTQFATPLNVSSYGFIHLDYYTANSTSLNFYLISPGPVEKVYALSVPSGIGTNTNGWKSISIPLSAFSGVNLSSIIQFKADGNGDIFFDNMYFHN; encoded by the coding sequence ATGAAAAATATATTCAAAAATAAAATCATAAAATCGGCAGTAGGATTATCCCTGCTTTTGGTTTTGGGTTGTCAACGAGACCTGAACGAATTAGAACAAGCCAGCTTTCCCAATAACCCGGAAGTTTTTATAGATGATTTTAGTTCAGGACTTAATTATGCTGCCTTCGGAGGATCTGCTCCAAAAGCATTTCAGGTAGACACGCAAGTAAAATACGCCGGAACAAAATCAATGCGTTTCGAAATTCCGGATTACGGTAGCCCGGAAGGAGCTTATGCTGGCGGAAGTTTCTTTACCGCAGTTGGCAGAGATTTGTCAGGCTACAACGCATTAACATTTTGGGTAAAAGCTACTCAATCCGCAAATATTGATGTCATCGGATTTGGAAACGACTTGGGAGAAAACAGATACCAGGTTTCCATCAATGCTTTGGCGGTAAACACCAATTGGAAAAAAGTGTACATTCCAATTCCTGATGCAGCAAAACTAACCGCAGAAAAAGGAATGTTTTTCTATTCTGAAGGTCCCGAAAACAACAAAGGTTATACTTTCTGGATTGATGAAGTGAAATTTGAAAAAGTTCCCGGAATCGCACAAGGAACCGCTGGAATCTTAAACGGTGAGACCAAAACCGTAACATCTTTTGTAGGCGTTAATCAAAATATAGATGGACTTATTTCTACCTTCAACCTTCCCAACGGGATGAATCAAGTGGTCAACCTTACTCCTCATTATTTTAATTTTATTTCTTCCAATCCGGCTGTAGCTACAGTCAATAATTTAGGAGCAGTTTCTACCGTTGCAGGTGGTTCTGCAGTAATCACGGCAATATTAGCCGGAAAAACGGCAACGGGAAGTTTAACCATCAATTCTCAGGGAAATTTCTTGCCGGCTCCAACACCTACACTTCCTGCTAATAAAGTGATTTCGGTTTTTAGTGATGCTTACACCAATGTTCCGGTAGATTATTACAACGGATATTGGGCGCCTTATCAAACTACGCAATCCGCAGATTTTACTGTGAACGGAAATAATGTATTGAATTATTACAATTTTAATTTTGTAGGAATTGAATTTGCTTCCAATCCTATCAATGCAACGACAACTTCCCATTTCCACGCCGATATTTATCTTCCGAATGCTTTAGCTGCAGGAGCCAATTTCAAAGTAAACGTTGTGAACTTCGGAAATGATGGTGTTTACGGCGGTGGTGATGACAGCAATCATGTGACCACCATTACCGCACCAACTTTACAGGGTCAGAATTGGGTGAGTTTAAACATTCCTTTCAGCACAATGACGGGCTTGACATCGAGATCCAAACTGGGACAAATTGTTTTTGAAGGAATCAATGTTCCGGCTTTCTATGCAGATAATATTTATTTTTATAATGATGGAAGCATTATTCCAACTACACCAACTGCGGCTGCACCAGTTCCTACTCATGCTGCTGCAAGTGTTTTATCTGTTTTCAGTGATGCTTATACAAACGTTGCAGGAACAGACTTCAACCCAAATTGGGGACAGAATACTGTTGTTTCTCAATTGCCGATTGCAGGAAACAACACGTTGAAATATGCCGGATTAAATTATCAGGGAACTCAGTTCGCAACTCCGCTCAATGTCTCTTCTTACGGTTTCATTCATTTGGATTATTACACCGCAAATTCTACCAGTTTGAACTTTTATTTGATCAGTCCTGGTCCTGTTGAGAAAGTATATGCATTGTCCGTTCCTTCCGGAATTGGAACGAATACCAATGGTTGGAAAAGCATCAGTATTCCATTATCTGCATTCTCTGGAGTGAATTTAAGCAGCATCATTCAGTTCAAAGCAGATGGAAACGGTGATATTTTCTTTGATAATATGTATTTCCATAATTAA
- a CDS encoding glycoside hydrolase family 2 TIM barrel-domain containing protein has translation MKRKISSLLVILLSTQIFGQVKIAESNEGQKLTVDGKPLIINGMNWDYYPVGTNYNYSLWNQSDQFISAALDSEMSLLKNMGVNSIRVYTGIPKKWITYIYEKHGIYTMLNHSFGRYGLNIKGKWVANTDYADPDTRELLLKEVKDLAVQYKNTPGLLLYLLGNENNYGLFWEGAETEDVPMEDRKSTQKAIPMYKLFNEAALVIKSEDQAHPVSLCNGDLLFLDIIAKECKDVDIFGTNVYRGVSFGDLFQRVKNEYGKPVMFTEFGADAFNELSQKEDQDAQSNYLIGNWQDIYENAAGMGKAGNSIGGYTFQFSDGWWKYKQTENLDIHDTNASWSNGGYIKDFQKGSNNMNEEWFGICAKGTTDANGGYQLYPRSAYYTLKQVHQFNPYDSGVQNKNINTVKNYFNGINIADANLRSRGDKAALNSEKNDKIRISNLRADFSTFSTGGSLITTPKDKREGYNDYPNKQGFDHMQSYYIGVEGNPTANMRANVNFNILGNVAENPIDQIFYENRGRPIEVMNADGTTTEMRDLNRIQVYNASYNWNHKYFDLHGFYRTGHYHWGYEGDIFGLYPEANYGPSMDIYNGEAPFGLEFTGKKELNGLKLAFGPELWWGANPAVLVKYSRKVGKINFTGIFHEDLDQRGTTESSFAIPQPKTRRVTLAIQRKFGDFAVDLGGIWAGQPLNGRDFQLYRDGNVFQDQINSDDNWGGKAKFTYTGGNFNWYAQGAVMGLVANGGFDQTQTFTGWRLKDSGSGNQYNVLSGFTVNFGNFQVAPNFLWQKPIEGPIPFGVAAPGRPRNILEDPFVVRANREQTSGEILFTYDPTPATWMHSWDSDRTEDAPFAFSTGFVYRHLPTTQDAAIGILPNGRTTFAFPGAAPAKDLWEAHARIVSKISTDFGVIANIYGGTAQANGSDARTIERMGLDIRTIYKKMKFISGIKFNDWGPYDYHRDYNLTFPMQLVGDLSLEIGKPDWWILPGTRIGVRGTYRTLDQYSPRYNPTQTIDGTGAFVPNPTAIGFPDGNEWEIRTYIQINIGK, from the coding sequence ATGAAACGAAAAATATCTTCTTTATTGGTTATTCTGCTTTCGACTCAAATTTTTGGTCAGGTCAAAATTGCAGAAAGTAACGAGGGACAAAAGCTTACCGTTGACGGAAAACCTTTAATAATTAATGGTATGAATTGGGACTACTATCCGGTAGGAACTAATTATAATTATTCATTATGGAACCAGTCAGACCAGTTTATTTCAGCAGCGCTCGATAGCGAGATGTCTTTGCTGAAAAACATGGGAGTCAATTCTATACGTGTATACACAGGTATTCCTAAAAAATGGATCACCTATATCTACGAAAAACACGGTATCTACACGATGCTGAATCACTCTTTTGGAAGATACGGACTAAACATCAAAGGAAAATGGGTGGCCAATACAGATTATGCAGATCCTGATACAAGAGAGCTTTTGCTGAAAGAGGTTAAAGATTTGGCGGTTCAATATAAAAATACACCCGGACTTCTTCTTTATCTTTTAGGAAACGAAAATAATTACGGATTATTCTGGGAAGGTGCAGAAACTGAAGATGTTCCTATGGAAGACAGAAAATCTACTCAGAAGGCCATACCGATGTATAAATTGTTTAATGAAGCTGCATTGGTTATAAAATCTGAAGACCAGGCTCATCCTGTATCGCTGTGCAACGGAGATTTGCTTTTCTTAGACATTATCGCTAAAGAATGTAAAGATGTAGATATTTTCGGAACCAATGTATATAGAGGTGTTTCATTCGGAGATCTTTTCCAAAGGGTAAAAAATGAATACGGAAAGCCTGTAATGTTCACCGAATTTGGAGCAGATGCTTTTAATGAATTGTCGCAGAAAGAAGATCAGGATGCACAATCCAATTATTTAATCGGAAACTGGCAGGACATTTATGAAAATGCTGCCGGAATGGGGAAAGCAGGGAACTCGATCGGAGGATATACTTTTCAGTTCAGTGACGGTTGGTGGAAATATAAACAAACCGAAAACCTTGATATACACGACACTAATGCCTCTTGGAGTAACGGTGGATATATCAAAGATTTCCAGAAAGGTTCTAATAATATGAATGAAGAGTGGTTTGGGATTTGTGCAAAAGGAACAACCGATGCGAATGGAGGGTATCAATTGTACCCACGCTCTGCATACTACACTTTAAAACAAGTTCATCAATTTAATCCATATGATAGCGGAGTACAAAATAAAAATATCAATACGGTAAAAAATTATTTTAATGGAATTAATATCGCTGATGCCAATTTACGTTCAAGAGGCGATAAGGCAGCTTTAAACTCCGAAAAAAATGATAAAATAAGAATTAGTAATCTGCGTGCAGATTTCTCCACGTTCAGTACTGGCGGAAGTCTCATTACCACACCGAAAGATAAAAGAGAAGGCTACAACGATTATCCAAATAAACAGGGATTTGATCACATGCAATCGTATTATATTGGTGTAGAAGGCAATCCTACTGCAAATATGAGAGCCAATGTGAATTTCAATATTTTAGGAAATGTAGCAGAAAATCCTATCGATCAGATTTTTTACGAAAACCGTGGAAGACCAATCGAAGTAATGAATGCAGACGGAACAACCACAGAAATGCGCGATCTCAACAGAATTCAGGTGTATAACGCAAGCTATAACTGGAATCACAAATATTTCGACCTGCATGGATTTTACAGAACCGGACATTACCATTGGGGATATGAAGGTGATATTTTCGGCTTGTATCCTGAAGCTAACTATGGTCCAAGTATGGACATTTACAATGGTGAAGCACCTTTCGGATTAGAATTTACCGGCAAAAAAGAACTGAACGGATTAAAACTCGCCTTTGGACCCGAATTATGGTGGGGAGCAAACCCTGCAGTTTTGGTTAAATATTCAAGAAAAGTAGGAAAAATTAATTTTACAGGAATTTTTCACGAAGATTTAGATCAAAGAGGAACTACCGAAAGTTCTTTTGCAATTCCTCAACCTAAAACCAGAAGAGTTACATTGGCAATACAAAGAAAATTTGGTGATTTTGCTGTTGATTTAGGAGGAATTTGGGCAGGTCAACCGCTTAACGGTAGAGATTTCCAGCTATACAGAGACGGTAACGTCTTCCAAGATCAAATTAATTCCGATGACAATTGGGGAGGTAAAGCAAAATTCACCTACACAGGCGGAAATTTCAATTGGTATGCACAAGGAGCTGTAATGGGATTGGTTGCAAACGGAGGTTTCGATCAAACACAAACTTTTACAGGTTGGAGATTGAAAGACAGCGGAAGCGGAAACCAATACAACGTTTTATCAGGTTTCACAGTTAACTTTGGAAATTTCCAGGTTGCACCTAATTTCCTTTGGCAAAAACCAATTGAAGGACCAATTCCTTTCGGAGTTGCAGCACCGGGAAGACCTAGAAATATCTTAGAAGATCCTTTCGTAGTGAGAGCAAACAGAGAGCAAACTTCAGGAGAAATTTTATTCACTTACGATCCGACTCCTGCAACTTGGATGCACAGTTGGGATAGTGACAGAACTGAAGACGCGCCATTTGCATTCTCTACTGGTTTTGTTTACAGACACTTACCGACAACACAAGATGCAGCCATCGGAATTTTACCTAACGGAAGAACCACTTTTGCATTTCCGGGAGCAGCGCCAGCAAAAGATTTGTGGGAAGCACACGCAAGAATTGTATCAAAAATATCCACAGATTTTGGCGTTATCGCCAACATTTATGGCGGTACAGCGCAGGCAAATGGTAGTGATGCAAGAACCATCGAGAGAATGGGATTAGACATCAGAACCATTTACAAAAAAATGAAATTCATCTCAGGAATCAAGTTCAACGATTGGGGTCCTTACGATTACCACAGAGATTATAACCTTACTTTCCCAATGCAATTGGTGGGCGATTTATCTTTGGAAATCGGAAAGCCAGATTGGTGGATTCTTCCGGGAACCAGAATCGGAGTTAGAGGAACGTACAGAACATTAGATCAGTACTCACCAAGATATAATCCCACACAAACCATTGATGGTACAGGTGCTTTTGTTCCGAATCCTACAGCAATTGGCTTTCCGGACGGTAACGAATGGGAAATCAGAACATACATTCAAATCAATATAGGTAAATAA